A genomic stretch from Candidatus Anaeroferrophillus wilburensis includes:
- the fdhF gene encoding formate dehydrogenase subunit alpha, which produces MSMVTLTIDGKEVKVPKGTTILAAARTAGIRIPTLCYHGRLEPIGSCRMCVVEIDGYAHPMAACTTPVGEGVAVTTNSDRLHRIRQDSLKLILVNHPLDCPICDKGGECLLQDLVYEYGIDQVEYQAPKPVRDAVYATPLIRYWPDRCIMCLRCVTACREIKGIGAIEIKGEGYGTQVAVIDADKCQSCGECLSVCPTGALTENLSRYKGRTWLTQRVPTTCTYCGCGCQLELNVQNNRIIGVTTQEGKGVNLGSLCVKGRFGYEFVGSEERLTTPLIKKDGEFHQASWEDALTLVAEKFKAIREEAGPDAIGGLSSARCTNEENYLFQKFMRAVIGTNSVDHCARLUHSSTVAGLAATFGSGAMTNPIKDVLKAETILVTGTNTTENHPIFANYIKEAVLKRGAKLLVIDPRRIGLVDFADLWLQPKPGTDVAWINGMMHIIVKENLQAQQHIQECTTGYEAFVKGLEKYTPEYVAGITGIAVDDLYAAARMYGQAKPASILYAMGITQHTSGTDNVKCLGNLAMLCGNVGVVGGGVNPLRGQNNVQGACDMGALPNVFTGYQKVADDEVRQKFAKVWGLEELSAVPGLTVTKMFPAAEEGVLKGLYIMGENPLVSDPDLHHIEEAVKKLDFLVVQDIFLTETAQLADVVLPGVSFAEKDGTFSNSERKVQRVRKAIEPVGEAREDSWILCQLATKMGYSMEYADARQIMEEIRSVTPSYGGISYERLEKKALAWPCPAEDHPGTPVLHVDKYACGLGVFFAIDYRPPAENPDAEYPFILSTGRVLQHFHTGTMTRKGKGLSQLYPELLAEVNPDDAEKLGVEDGDFITIASRRGTIKVKSWLTDRVAAGVVFVPFHFSESAVNQLTNAALCPDAGIPEYKVCAVKVEKAS; this is translated from the coding sequence ATGAGCATGGTCACGTTAACGATTGACGGCAAGGAAGTAAAGGTCCCGAAAGGGACGACGATTCTTGCAGCAGCAAGGACCGCCGGCATTCGCATTCCGACGCTTTGCTACCATGGACGGCTGGAACCCATCGGGTCGTGCCGGATGTGTGTGGTGGAGATTGACGGTTATGCCCATCCGATGGCGGCCTGTACCACTCCGGTGGGGGAGGGTGTCGCGGTAACCACCAACTCTGATCGGTTGCACCGGATCCGTCAGGACTCCCTGAAGCTGATACTGGTGAATCATCCTCTTGATTGTCCCATTTGTGACAAGGGTGGCGAGTGCCTGCTGCAGGACCTGGTCTATGAGTATGGTATTGATCAGGTTGAATATCAGGCTCCCAAGCCGGTTCGTGATGCGGTTTATGCAACGCCGTTGATCCGTTACTGGCCTGACCGCTGTATTATGTGCTTGCGCTGTGTCACGGCTTGCCGGGAAATTAAGGGTATTGGTGCCATCGAGATCAAGGGTGAGGGGTATGGCACCCAGGTGGCGGTGATTGATGCTGATAAATGTCAGTCCTGTGGTGAGTGTCTGAGCGTCTGTCCTACCGGGGCGTTGACCGAGAACCTCAGCCGTTATAAAGGACGGACCTGGCTTACCCAGCGGGTTCCCACCACCTGTACTTACTGCGGTTGCGGCTGCCAGTTGGAACTGAATGTGCAGAACAACCGGATCATCGGGGTGACCACCCAGGAGGGCAAAGGTGTTAACCTCGGCAGCCTTTGTGTCAAGGGGCGCTTCGGTTACGAGTTTGTTGGCAGTGAGGAACGGCTGACAACGCCGCTGATTAAAAAGGATGGTGAGTTTCACCAGGCCAGCTGGGAGGATGCCCTGACCCTGGTGGCCGAGAAGTTCAAAGCCATCAGGGAAGAAGCCGGTCCGGATGCCATCGGTGGTCTCTCCTCGGCCCGCTGTACCAACGAGGAAAACTACCTTTTCCAGAAATTCATGCGCGCGGTCATCGGCACCAACAGTGTCGACCACTGCGCCCGACTCTGACACAGCTCCACGGTGGCCGGACTGGCCGCCACGTTTGGCAGCGGAGCAATGACCAACCCGATCAAGGATGTCCTCAAAGCCGAGACCATCCTGGTGACCGGAACCAATACCACTGAAAATCATCCCATATTTGCCAATTACATCAAGGAAGCCGTCCTAAAGCGGGGGGCGAAGCTGTTGGTGATTGACCCGCGGCGCATCGGGCTGGTGGACTTTGCCGACCTCTGGCTGCAGCCCAAACCCGGTACCGATGTGGCCTGGATCAATGGCATGATGCACATCATTGTTAAAGAGAATCTGCAGGCCCAGCAGCATATCCAGGAATGTACCACCGGTTATGAGGCTTTTGTCAAGGGTCTGGAAAAGTATACGCCCGAGTATGTTGCCGGGATTACCGGGATTGCTGTTGATGATCTCTATGCCGCGGCCCGTATGTACGGTCAGGCAAAACCGGCTTCGATTCTCTATGCCATGGGCATTACCCAGCACACCAGTGGCACCGACAACGTCAAATGCCTGGGGAATCTGGCTATGCTCTGTGGCAACGTCGGGGTGGTCGGCGGCGGTGTTAACCCGCTCCGGGGCCAGAATAACGTTCAGGGAGCCTGTGACATGGGGGCGCTGCCCAATGTCTTTACCGGCTATCAGAAGGTGGCAGACGACGAGGTCCGGCAGAAATTTGCCAAAGTCTGGGGGCTGGAGGAGCTTTCCGCAGTTCCCGGTCTGACGGTCACCAAGATGTTTCCAGCCGCCGAGGAGGGGGTCCTCAAAGGTCTGTATATCATGGGTGAAAATCCCCTGGTCAGTGATCCTGATCTCCATCATATCGAGGAGGCGGTAAAAAAACTTGATTTTCTCGTGGTCCAGGATATCTTCCTGACCGAAACAGCCCAGCTGGCAGACGTGGTTTTGCCGGGGGTTTCCTTTGCCGAGAAAGATGGCACCTTCAGTAATTCCGAACGTAAGGTGCAACGGGTCAGGAAAGCGATTGAGCCGGTGGGCGAGGCTCGTGAGGACAGTTGGATTCTCTGTCAGTTGGCCACCAAAATGGGTTATTCCATGGAATACGCCGATGCCCGGCAGATCATGGAGGAGATTCGCAGCGTAACTCCGAGCTATGGCGGCATCAGCTATGAAAGGCTGGAGAAGAAAGCCCTGGCTTGGCCCTGCCCGGCTGAAGATCATCCCGGGACTCCGGTTCTGCATGTGGATAAATATGCCTGTGGTCTGGGAGTCTTTTTTGCCATCGATTATCGGCCACCGGCGGAAAACCCCGATGCTGAATATCCCTTTATTCTCAGTACCGGCCGGGTGCTGCAGCATTTCCATACCGGCACCATGACCCGCAAGGGCAAGGGTCTGAGTCAGCTCTATCCCGAGTTGCTGGCCGAGGTCAACCCCGATGATGCCGAAAAGCTGGGGGTTGAGGATGGCGATTTCATCACTATTGCTTCGCGGCGCGGGACCATCAAGGTGAAAAGCTGGTTGACGGATCGTGTGGCTGCCGGGGTGGTGTTTGTGCCGTTCCATTTCAGTGAATCGGCGGTCAACCAGTTAACCAACGCGGCTCTATGTCCCGACGCCGGGATTCCCGAATACAAAGTTTGCGCCGTCAAGGTGGAAAAGGCATCGTAA
- the nuoL gene encoding NADH-quinone oxidoreductase subunit L, whose amino-acid sequence MFDKVWLIPIFPIIGVLINGLLGRRIEAINKSIVHWVACCAVALSFLVTCTIFFQMLNLPPDQRLYEFTWFSWIGGGVMQTYIAYQVDPLSMMMCMFVTGVGFLIHIYSIGYMAHDEGRYYRFFTYLNLFMFSMINLILANNYLLMFLGWEGVGLCSYLLIGFWFSVEANAIAGKKAFITNRVGDFAFVIGLLLLFTSLGEQGVWSLRFSEVFPHVHQLPPQIATAVCLLFFVGCTAKSAQIPLYVWLPDAMAGPTPVSALIHAATMVTSGIYLIARSNILYSLSPFAMGVVAIFGAMTALFAASIGLVQNDIKKVLAYSTVSQLGYMFLGLGVGAFAAGMFHVLTHAFFKALLFLGSGAVIHSMHEALHHAHLHDDAQDMRNMGGLKSKMPITYATFLIGTLAIAGIPGLSGFFSKDEILWQAYSSPQGHILLWLIGAIAAGMTAFYMFRLVFMTFFNECRTNEKARDHLHESPKPMTVPLMVLAFLSVVGGYLGVPHALGGSNRIHSFLDPVMGTGPGKLLQKAGSVVAHGADHAAAAAHGAMEHAKEAVGHAAAAAHGAAGHAAEAVHGAGGGHHSLVAEYLLMGISVAIALTGIFLAYTMYIKRREMPEKLAKQFPFLYRLLLNKWYVDELYELIAIKPIHGFSQLLWKGVDVAVVDGIVNGVAMIVGWFSGVVRYLQSGYVQSYAVSIVLGTVVIIVYYFIRAIS is encoded by the coding sequence ATGTTCGACAAAGTGTGGTTGATTCCCATTTTCCCCATCATTGGTGTGCTTATCAATGGTTTGCTGGGGCGACGCATAGAAGCAATTAACAAGAGCATTGTACACTGGGTGGCCTGTTGCGCTGTGGCGCTCTCCTTTCTCGTTACCTGTACGATTTTCTTCCAGATGCTCAATTTGCCGCCTGACCAGCGGCTCTACGAGTTCACCTGGTTCAGCTGGATCGGGGGCGGGGTCATGCAGACCTACATTGCCTATCAGGTCGATCCGCTGTCTATGATGATGTGTATGTTTGTCACTGGGGTCGGTTTTCTCATCCATATTTACTCCATCGGCTATATGGCCCATGACGAGGGCCGCTACTACCGCTTTTTCACGTATCTGAACCTGTTCATGTTCTCGATGATCAATCTGATCCTGGCCAACAACTACCTGCTCATGTTTCTCGGATGGGAGGGGGTTGGTCTGTGTTCCTATCTGCTGATCGGCTTCTGGTTTTCCGTCGAAGCCAATGCCATTGCCGGCAAAAAGGCGTTCATTACCAACCGGGTGGGTGACTTTGCCTTTGTCATCGGCCTGCTGCTGCTCTTTACCAGCCTGGGGGAGCAGGGGGTCTGGAGCCTTCGCTTCTCGGAGGTCTTTCCCCATGTCCACCAGCTGCCGCCGCAGATAGCCACTGCTGTCTGCCTGCTCTTTTTTGTCGGCTGTACGGCCAAATCAGCCCAGATTCCGCTCTATGTCTGGCTGCCTGATGCCATGGCCGGCCCGACTCCCGTCAGTGCCCTGATCCATGCGGCTACCATGGTTACCTCCGGGATCTATCTGATTGCCCGTTCCAACATTCTCTACTCCCTGTCGCCTTTTGCCATGGGGGTGGTGGCCATCTTTGGGGCGATGACCGCCCTGTTTGCCGCTTCCATCGGTTTGGTGCAGAATGATATCAAGAAGGTGTTGGCCTATTCCACCGTCAGCCAGCTGGGCTACATGTTCCTTGGCCTGGGAGTGGGTGCTTTTGCCGCCGGCATGTTCCATGTATTGACCCACGCTTTTTTCAAAGCACTCCTCTTCCTTGGTTCGGGGGCGGTGATCCACAGCATGCACGAAGCCCTGCACCATGCCCACCTGCATGACGATGCTCAGGATATGCGCAACATGGGTGGCCTGAAAAGCAAAATGCCGATTACGTATGCCACCTTCCTCATTGGTACTCTGGCCATTGCTGGGATTCCCGGTCTTTCAGGCTTTTTCAGCAAGGATGAAATTCTCTGGCAAGCATACAGCAGTCCCCAGGGGCACATACTCCTTTGGCTGATTGGCGCCATCGCCGCCGGTATGACGGCTTTCTACATGTTTCGCCTGGTGTTCATGACCTTCTTCAATGAATGCCGGACCAATGAGAAGGCCCGTGACCATCTTCATGAATCGCCGAAGCCGATGACGGTTCCTCTGATGGTTCTGGCTTTTCTCTCGGTGGTCGGCGGCTACCTGGGTGTTCCGCACGCCCTGGGTGGCAGCAACCGGATTCACAGCTTTCTTGATCCGGTGATGGGGACCGGTCCCGGCAAACTCCTCCAGAAAGCCGGCAGTGTTGTCGCCCATGGCGCCGATCATGCCGCAGCTGCCGCCCATGGTGCCATGGAGCATGCCAAAGAGGCTGTTGGTCATGCAGCCGCAGCGGCCCATGGCGCTGCTGGCCATGCCGCTGAAGCCGTCCACGGAGCAGGTGGGGGACACCATTCCCTGGTGGCTGAATACCTGTTGATGGGTATCTCAGTGGCCATCGCCTTGACCGGGATTTTTCTGGCTTACACCATGTACATCAAAAGGCGGGAAATGCCGGAAAAGCTGGCAAAGCAATTTCCCTTTCTATACCGTCTGCTGCTCAATAAGTGGTATGTGGATGAACTGTATGAACTGATAGCGATCAAGCCCATTCATGGTTTCAGTCAACTGCTCTGGAAAGGGGTTGATGTGGCTGTGGTTGACGGGATTGTCAACGGTGTGGCCATGATCGTCGGCTGGTTCAGCGGGGTCGTCCGTTACCTGCAGTCTGGCTATGTCCAGAGTTATGCGGTTTCCATCGTACTCGGGACGGTGGTTATCATCGTCTATTATTTCATTCGCGCCATATCGTAA
- a CDS encoding NADH-quinone oxidoreductase subunit J, whose protein sequence is MELIILLICGGLTIVTSLLVIFSSNTVHSALWMVASFFTMAILYLLLRAEFIAILQIIVYAGAIMMFILFAIMMLNLRQEEGDRVPVRKTKVVGVIFLLVLFLEMMVVAVGRGVLAMKGPVTDQLVEKFGHVAVLSNFLFSDYILPFEVASLLLTAGVVGAVVLAKQKK, encoded by the coding sequence ATGGAACTGATCATTCTCCTTATTTGCGGCGGCCTGACGATCGTCACCTCACTATTGGTGATTTTTTCCTCCAACACGGTCCATAGTGCCTTATGGATGGTCGCCTCCTTTTTCACGATGGCCATACTGTACCTCCTGCTGCGGGCTGAATTCATTGCCATACTGCAGATTATTGTTTATGCCGGTGCGATCATGATGTTTATCCTCTTCGCCATTATGATGCTTAATCTCCGTCAGGAGGAGGGTGACCGGGTGCCGGTGCGGAAAACCAAGGTGGTTGGCGTGATCTTTCTGCTGGTGCTCTTTCTTGAGATGATGGTGGTGGCTGTTGGCCGTGGTGTACTGGCCATGAAGGGGCCGGTAACTGATCAGCTGGTAGAAAAGTTCGGCCATGTTGCGGTGTTGTCAAATTTTCTTTTTTCCGACTATATCCTGCCCTTTGAAGTGGCCTCCCTGTTGCTGACCGCCGGTGTGGTGGGGGCCGTTGTCCTAGCGAAACAGAAGAAGTAA
- the gatC gene encoding Asp-tRNA(Asn)/Glu-tRNA(Gln) amidotransferase subunit GatC has translation MTHKKITSDEVGHVARLARLAMSETELATYGSQLDGILGYVAKLNEIDTSGVQPTAHVISLATPYREDEPGVSFTHEEILANAPVRQEFYFQVPQVIE, from the coding sequence ATGACCCATAAGAAAATTACCAGTGATGAAGTAGGCCATGTCGCCCGCCTGGCCCGTCTGGCAATGTCTGAAACGGAGTTGGCGACGTATGGTAGTCAGCTTGATGGCATCCTGGGCTATGTGGCCAAGCTGAACGAGATAGATACGTCGGGCGTGCAGCCGACAGCCCATGTCATCTCCCTGGCAACCCCCTACCGGGAGGATGAACCGGGAGTTTCCTTCACCCATGAGGAAATCCTTGCCAACGCTCCGGTGCGGCAGGAGTTTTATTTCCAGGTACCGCAGGTGATTGAATAA
- the nuoK gene encoding NADH-quinone oxidoreductase subunit NuoK has product MVAYHNLYLALAVVLFIIGAIGAITRRNAIIIFMCIEIMLGGVNLAFITFSRANQSVEGIFMVLFVMAVAAAEAAVGLAIFVLMYRRSGSINVESCNLMKW; this is encoded by the coding sequence ATGGTGGCATATCATAACTTATATTTGGCCCTGGCCGTAGTCCTTTTTATCATTGGCGCTATCGGGGCGATCACCCGGCGGAATGCAATCATTATCTTCATGTGCATTGAGATCATGCTTGGGGGAGTAAATCTGGCATTCATAACCTTCAGCCGTGCCAACCAGTCGGTCGAGGGAATCTTTATGGTGTTGTTTGTCATGGCGGTGGCTGCCGCCGAGGCGGCGGTGGGGTTGGCAATCTTTGTCCTCATGTATCGCCGGAGCGGCTCCATTAATGTTGAGTCGTGCAACCTGATGAAATGGTAA
- a CDS encoding NADH-quinone oxidoreductase subunit M, with the protein MNQLGFPILSLVMFFPVFGALILMMIDKESKDVLRGTAVAFTVIEFFISLPLVVYFNDATHQMQFVELIPWIKSFGINYHLGIDGISLWIVMLTTFLTPICVLCSWTYIQKHVKEYMVCLLILETAMLGALLALDLILFYVFWELMLIPMYMLIGVWGGVQRIYAAVKFFIFTAAGSVFMLLAILFLYYYNHKVTGIYTFNILELYNLDVPVSVQFWLCLAFFVSFAIKVPMFPLHTWLPDAHVQAPTAGSVILAGVLLKMGTYGFLRFAMPLFPYATHQFIPVFGTLAVIGIVYGALVAMVQPDMKKLVAYSSVSHLGYVMIGLFALNMQGIEGAIYQMLNHGISTGALFLIVGMLYERRHTRMIKDFGGVAKVMPVFATFFMIATLSSVAVPGTNGFVGEIMILVGAFRSFPVFAIIAASGAILGAVYMLWMYQRVMFCPLDNPENQKLKDLNVREIVTLLPLAVLVFVMGFFPGLFLRKMDASVSYFLNDFNTRYEHYVQQYEGNLGSKVAAVMSAEAAGGSVVE; encoded by the coding sequence ATGAATCAGTTGGGTTTTCCGATTCTCAGTCTGGTGATGTTCTTCCCCGTGTTTGGCGCTCTCATTCTCATGATGATTGATAAAGAGAGCAAGGATGTACTTCGGGGGACGGCGGTTGCTTTTACGGTTATCGAGTTTTTCATCTCGCTGCCGTTGGTCGTCTATTTTAACGATGCTACGCACCAGATGCAGTTTGTTGAGCTGATCCCCTGGATCAAGAGTTTCGGTATCAATTATCATTTGGGCATTGACGGCATCAGTTTGTGGATCGTCATGCTGACGACCTTTCTGACCCCCATCTGCGTTCTCTGCTCCTGGACCTACATCCAGAAGCATGTAAAAGAATATATGGTCTGCCTGCTGATTCTCGAAACGGCCATGCTGGGCGCCCTGCTGGCCCTCGACTTGATTCTTTTCTATGTTTTCTGGGAACTGATGCTGATCCCCATGTACATGCTCATCGGTGTCTGGGGTGGTGTTCAGCGGATCTATGCCGCGGTCAAGTTCTTTATTTTTACTGCTGCCGGCAGTGTTTTCATGCTCCTGGCGATTCTGTTCCTCTACTACTACAATCATAAAGTTACCGGCATCTACACCTTCAACATTCTTGAACTTTACAACCTCGATGTGCCGGTATCGGTGCAGTTCTGGCTCTGCCTGGCCTTCTTTGTTTCCTTTGCGATCAAGGTTCCCATGTTTCCGCTGCATACCTGGCTGCCGGATGCCCATGTCCAGGCTCCCACGGCTGGCAGTGTTATCCTGGCCGGCGTACTGCTGAAGATGGGAACCTATGGGTTTCTGCGTTTTGCCATGCCGCTCTTTCCCTATGCAACCCATCAGTTTATCCCGGTGTTCGGCACTCTGGCGGTGATCGGGATAGTTTATGGGGCGCTGGTGGCCATGGTCCAGCCGGACATGAAAAAACTGGTGGCCTATTCCAGCGTCAGCCATCTTGGTTATGTGATGATTGGTCTCTTTGCCCTCAACATGCAGGGTATTGAAGGGGCTATCTACCAGATGCTCAACCACGGGATCAGCACCGGGGCACTGTTCCTCATCGTCGGCATGCTCTACGAGCGGCGCCACACCCGGATGATCAAGGACTTTGGCGGTGTTGCCAAGGTGATGCCGGTGTTTGCCACCTTCTTCATGATTGCCACCCTTTCCTCGGTTGCCGTACCCGGAACCAACGGGTTTGTCGGTGAGATTATGATTCTGGTGGGTGCCTTCCGCAGTTTCCCGGTCTTTGCCATCATTGCCGCTTCAGGGGCTATTTTGGGGGCTGTCTATATGCTGTGGATGTATCAGAGGGTAATGTTCTGCCCCCTTGATAACCCGGAAAACCAGAAGCTCAAGGATCTCAATGTGCGGGAGATTGTGACCCTGCTGCCGCTGGCGGTGCTGGTATTCGTCATGGGATTTTTTCCCGGTCTGTTTTTGCGGAAAATGGACGCCTCGGTGTCCTATTTCCTTAACGATTTCAACACCCGCTATGAACATTATGTCCAGCAGTATGAGGGCAACCTGGGTAGTAAGGTAGCCGCGGTGATGTCTGCGGAAGCCGCAGGCGGTTCAGTGGTGGAATAG
- a CDS encoding NADH-quinone oxidoreductase subunit N, whose product MLEFVVPALNVKAILPQAILALTALTVLLVDVFSSQGKKSSSLGYLVVIGVVAAMISTLMINGARESAYSGMVMVDGFSSFITLIVCVVTLLTVLSTINYQQFFEELNCGEYYCLLLFAAVGMSFMGSASNLLMLFLALETMSISIYVLAGFKWHDRKSIESALKYFLLGAFASGFLLFGFALIFGTTGTMDLVKISAFLTAHPEMIHSRMLMGGVALVTVGFGFKVAMFPFHMWTPDVYEGAPTSVTGFMATGVKAAAFAALVRVFFVALGHVQADWTGIMWLLAFLTMTIGNVVALSQTNIKRMLAYSSIAHAGYLLVGFVAGSKQGQAGILFYLMSYAFTNLGAFGVIALLGKKGGEYTELQDFAGLGFKYPLMGLAMGIFMFSMAGIPPMAGFMGKFYLFSSAMKAGFVWLAIFGVINSVISLYYYLRVVVVMYFQEAEQSISMPKPSPAVVVGLVLAAIGVMQMGIFPSYIWDMAQQSVQSMLM is encoded by the coding sequence ATGCTGGAATTTGTAGTCCCGGCGCTGAATGTAAAGGCAATCCTGCCTCAGGCTATCCTGGCGTTGACAGCGTTGACGGTCCTGTTGGTTGATGTTTTTAGCTCACAGGGCAAGAAGTCCTCGTCCCTTGGCTACCTGGTGGTCATTGGTGTGGTTGCGGCGATGATCAGCACGCTGATGATCAATGGCGCCCGCGAATCAGCCTACAGCGGCATGGTGATGGTTGACGGCTTCTCATCGTTTATTACCCTGATTGTCTGCGTTGTTACCCTGCTGACCGTGTTGTCAACGATCAATTATCAGCAGTTCTTCGAGGAGTTGAACTGCGGTGAATACTACTGCCTGCTGCTTTTTGCCGCCGTGGGCATGTCCTTTATGGGGTCGGCCAGCAATCTGCTGATGCTCTTTCTGGCGCTGGAGACCATGTCCATCTCCATCTATGTGCTGGCTGGTTTTAAATGGCATGACCGGAAATCTATTGAGTCGGCGCTGAAATATTTTCTCCTGGGTGCCTTTGCCTCCGGCTTTCTTCTCTTCGGTTTCGCCCTGATTTTCGGGACCACCGGTACCATGGACCTGGTGAAGATCAGCGCTTTCCTCACCGCCCATCCTGAGATGATTCATTCCCGGATGTTGATGGGCGGCGTTGCCCTGGTGACTGTCGGGTTCGGCTTCAAAGTGGCCATGTTTCCCTTCCACATGTGGACCCCGGATGTCTATGAAGGTGCGCCGACTTCGGTGACCGGCTTCATGGCTACCGGTGTTAAGGCGGCGGCCTTTGCCGCATTGGTGCGGGTCTTTTTTGTCGCTCTTGGCCATGTGCAGGCCGATTGGACCGGAATCATGTGGCTGCTGGCCTTTCTGACCATGACTATCGGCAACGTGGTTGCCCTTTCCCAGACCAACATCAAGCGGATGCTGGCCTACTCAAGTATCGCCCACGCCGGCTATCTGCTGGTGGGATTTGTGGCTGGCAGCAAGCAGGGTCAGGCTGGAATTCTCTTTTATCTGATGAGCTATGCCTTTACCAACCTTGGCGCTTTTGGGGTCATTGCCCTCCTGGGTAAAAAGGGTGGTGAATATACCGAACTGCAGGACTTTGCCGGTCTTGGCTTTAAATATCCGCTGATGGGCTTGGCAATGGGGATTTTCATGTTTTCCATGGCCGGCATCCCACCGATGGCTGGATTTATGGGCAAGTTCTATCTGTTCAGTTCGGCAATGAAAGCCGGTTTTGTCTGGCTGGCCATTTTCGGGGTGATCAACAGTGTTATCTCTCTCTATTACTACCTGCGGGTAGTGGTGGTCATGTATTTTCAGGAGGCTGAACAGAGTATCAGTATGCCGAAGCCGTCACCGGCAGTGGTGGTGGGTCTGGTCTTGGCCGCCATCGGCGTCATGCAGATGGGGATTTTTCCTTCCTATATCTGGGATATGGCCCAGCAATCGGTGCAGAGCATGCTCATGTAG
- the nuoH gene encoding NADH-quinone oxidoreductase subunit NuoH produces the protein MIEFTVILLIKTLVVFGVSMLIVAYSTWIERKVLGLVQLRHGPMRVGFHGLLQPLADGVKGFMKEEVIPDNADKPVFIIAPIISIAAALSLLVIIPFGDTVTIMGRKITLYLTDLDIGILYVLGISTIGSYGAMLGGWSSGNKYGMMGALRAGAQMISYELSLALAVISVVMVTGTLSLVGIVESQAGLWNIVKQPFAFFLFIICGLAEINRTPFDMPEAEAELACGFNIEYSSMKFALFFMAEYCHMFVFGTLVTTLFLGGWHGPLLPGPVWFFIKTFLVVFFCVWERSTFPRYRYDQIMELGWKVLLPFGLLNIVLTGLWMVIFNI, from the coding sequence ATGATTGAATTTACTGTCATCCTGCTCATCAAGACCCTGGTGGTATTCGGGGTGAGTATGCTGATCGTCGCCTATTCCACCTGGATTGAGCGCAAGGTCCTCGGTCTGGTGCAGCTCCGCCACGGGCCCATGCGGGTGGGGTTCCACGGACTGTTGCAGCCGCTGGCCGACGGCGTCAAGGGGTTCATGAAGGAAGAGGTGATTCCCGATAATGCCGATAAGCCAGTATTTATCATTGCGCCGATCATCAGTATTGCCGCAGCCCTCTCACTGCTGGTCATCATTCCCTTTGGTGATACGGTGACCATCATGGGCCGAAAAATAACCCTGTATCTGACGGACCTTGATATCGGTATTCTGTATGTCCTGGGGATTTCCACCATCGGTTCCTACGGTGCCATGCTTGGCGGCTGGTCGTCCGGCAACAAGTACGGCATGATGGGTGCCCTGCGGGCCGGTGCCCAGATGATCAGCTATGAATTGTCTCTGGCCCTGGCGGTGATCAGCGTAGTTATGGTGACCGGCACCTTGAGCCTGGTGGGGATCGTCGAGAGCCAGGCAGGCTTATGGAACATTGTCAAACAGCCGTTTGCGTTTTTCCTCTTTATTATCTGTGGTCTGGCGGAAATTAACCGGACTCCTTTTGATATGCCGGAAGCGGAGGCTGAACTGGCCTGCGGTTTCAACATCGAGTACAGCAGCATGAAGTTCGCCCTCTTCTTCATGGCTGAATACTGCCACATGTTCGTCTTCGGCACCCTGGTGACCACCCTTTTTCTGGGCGGCTGGCATGGTCCGCTGCTGCCGGGTCCGGTATGGTTCTTCATCAAAACGTTTCTGGTGGTCTTTTTCTGCGTTTGGGAACGTTCAACCTTCCCCCGTTATCGCTACGACCAGATCATGGAACTGGGCTGGAAAGTGCTATTGCCCTTCGGTCTGCTGAATATCGTGTTGACCGGCTTGTGGATGGTGATTTTCAACATTTAG
- a CDS encoding NADH-quinone oxidoreductase subunit I, with amino-acid sequence MEKKDYVLNISDRRTEKGKYLTPLFKGLAYTLKNYFSKAVTIQYPTERRQIADRWRGLHRLKVDDQGKLKCVACGLCAKICPPQAITIVPYEEEGETRYPKEFMIDEIRCIFCGYCQEACPKDAIELTKVYDFVDYHREDFKFDIEKLKNPERFAFTGK; translated from the coding sequence ATGGAAAAAAAAGACTATGTACTTAATATCAGTGATCGGCGGACGGAAAAGGGAAAATATCTGACGCCGCTCTTCAAGGGCCTGGCGTATACCCTGAAAAACTACTTTTCCAAGGCCGTTACCATTCAGTATCCCACTGAGCGTCGCCAGATTGCCGACCGCTGGCGGGGTCTGCACCGACTGAAGGTTGATGATCAGGGCAAGCTTAAATGCGTTGCCTGCGGCCTCTGTGCCAAAATCTGTCCTCCCCAGGCAATCACTATTGTTCCTTATGAGGAGGAGGGGGAAACCAGATACCCCAAAGAGTTCATGATTGATGAAATTCGCTGCATCTTCTGTGGCTACTGCCAGGAGGCATGTCCGAAAGATGCCATCGAACTGACTAAAGTGTATGATTTTGTCGACTACCACCGGGAAGATTTTAAGTTTGATATTGAAAAACTGAAAAATCCTGAACGGTTTGCATTCACCGGGAAATAA